The following nucleotide sequence is from Micromonospora sp. WMMD1120.
CCGTGGCGTCGAGCACGTCATCAAGAAGCAGGACGGCACGATCGGGGAGAAGAACACCTACCCGCGTAGCCGGGACCCCCGGGAGATCCCGGGCTGAACGCTTTCTCGCGGTGGTGACCGACCTCCCCGGCCAGGCCGGGGAGGTCGGATCGTTTCACGCCCAGGCCAGGCCAGCTTTGTCCCTTTAAGTACGTTTTAGAGGGATATAGTCCCTTCGGGGCTGGAGTGAAAGCTGGGAGTGGGCATGTCGTTTTGGGTCCGGCGTCGTCCGACCAGGATCGCGGTGCTGGCGGTGGCCGTGACCGTGGGGGCTCTCGCCGTCGCGCCGCCTTCGGCGTCGGCGGCCGGTTCGGTGCTGTTCGACCAGCCGTTCCGCAACAACACAGCGAACGGCGTCGGCGCGGTGGCGGTGCCGGGCGTGCCCGTCGCCCTCGCCACGAACGCCGCCTGCCTCACCGCGGCGGGCAACTCGACCACCGGGCCGCTGCTCAGCTGCACCACGTCCACCGACCCGCAGGGCTCGGGCAAGCTGCGCCTCACCCCCGCCACCACCAACCGCGAGGGTGGCGTGTTCGGCGCGGTGAGCGTGCCCACCTCGCAGGGCCTGCACGTCACCTTCAACACCTACCAGTACGGCGGCAGCGGCACCGGCGCGGACGGCCTCGCCTTCGTGCTGGCCGCCGTCGACCCCGCGAACCCCAGAGCCCCGGCGACCCTCGGCCAGCCGGGCGGCTCGCTCGGCTACTCGGCGGCGTTCAATGGTGTGTCGGCGGGGCTGTCCAACGGGTACCTGGGCATCGGGCTGGACGTCTTCGGCAACTTCAGCAACAGCGTCTACCAGGGCACCGGCTGCACGAATCCGCCGTACATCTCGACCACCGGCGGGCGCGTCCCCGGTCAGGTCGTGATCCGTGGGCCGGGTCGCAACAGCGTCGGCTACTGCGCGATCAACAGCACCGCCACCACCACCTCATCGGCAGCGCTGCCGCTGCGGGCGAGCACCCGTGCGGCCTCGGTGGTGCCGGTCGAGGTGGTCGCCAACACCACCGGCTCCCCGTTCACCACCGACACCGGCATCACGGTTCCCGCCGGTCAGTACCGGGTCAGGTTCACCCCGGTCGGTGGGTCGGCGCGGACCCTGGAGGGCGCGCTCCCGGTGGTGTCGCCGAGCCTCTACCCGTCGCCGACCTGGTTGAACGCCAGCGGCTACCCCCGGCAACTCGCGTTCGGCTGGGTGGGCTCGACCGGCTCGGTCACCGACTTCCACGAGATCGACAACGCCCGCGCGGTCAGCTTCAACCCGGTGCCGGACCTCAACGTGTCGCAGACCAGCGCGGTCGGGGCGTCCCCACAGCCCGGTGACCCGGTCACCTACTCGATCACCGCCGGGGTCGACGCGGGGGCCGCCGAGACGTCGCCGATCTCGGTCACCCAGACCGCCCCCGCCGGTGTCGTGCCGCGCGGGGCCTTCGGGTCCGGCTGGGTCTGCGCCGCGCCCGTCGGGCAGAGCGTCACCTGCACCAACAGCAACGGTCCCTTCGCCGGGGGAACCGCGCTGCCGCCGATCACCGTCGTCGCGACAGTCACCGGCACCGGAGTGACGCCGACGCTGATCCAGACCGCCACCGTGGCGACCTCGTCCTCGATCGACGCGAACCCCGGCCTGTCCACCTCCACCACGCCGGTCACCCCGGCCACCGCGCCCAGCGGCGTCACCGTCACCCCGGCCTCGGGCTCGATCTCCGGGGGTGGCGCGGTCACCGTGGGCGGCAGCAACCTCGCCGGTGCCA
It contains:
- a CDS encoding fibronectin type III domain-containing protein, producing the protein MSFWVRRRPTRIAVLAVAVTVGALAVAPPSASAAGSVLFDQPFRNNTANGVGAVAVPGVPVALATNAACLTAAGNSTTGPLLSCTTSTDPQGSGKLRLTPATTNREGGVFGAVSVPTSQGLHVTFNTYQYGGSGTGADGLAFVLAAVDPANPRAPATLGQPGGSLGYSAAFNGVSAGLSNGYLGIGLDVFGNFSNSVYQGTGCTNPPYISTTGGRVPGQVVIRGPGRNSVGYCAINSTATTTSSAALPLRASTRAASVVPVEVVANTTGSPFTTDTGITVPAGQYRVRFTPVGGSARTLEGALPVVSPSLYPSPTWLNASGYPRQLAFGWVGSTGSVTDFHEIDNARAVSFNPVPDLNVSQTSAVGASPQPGDPVTYSITAGVDAGAAETSPISVTQTAPAGVVPRGAFGSGWVCAAPVGQSVTCTNSNGPFAGGTALPPITVVATVTGTGVTPTLIQTATVATSSSIDANPGLSTSTTPVTPATAPSGVTVTPASGSISGGGAVTVGGSNLAGATAITIGTTAEQQAGTSVLLLPCTSGPAAGCFTVNPDGTLGISAMPARSSPAPVTVSVVTRGSAGSGAYTYASTPGTPATPTAVAGVTSATVSWTAPASNGSPITGYLITPIRDGVTQPTLSFDASTTSRTLTGLTAGASYAFRVAAVNAFGTGAASPASAAVVPYTLPGAPTITSATAGTTAATVSWTAPANGGAPITGYTVTPYLNGVAQTPQTFTGTATTQVVTGLTGGATYTFRLAATNAAGTGPQSAPSASVTVNPPPTLTFPPPPPGKAYVEYQYQLTVAGGTAPYAWSVSAGSLPAGLTLDPATGLLSGTPTASGTFSFTVRVTDSFNQSATRGVELVISPLGGLAISVPAISHLGTVSSGTTGVSGQLGPVTVTDDRGPFSGNWVSVVSSTNFTTGSGSSGETIPNASITYASGAAVAASGVGTFVPQPGAVLDTPRTAAGWSGQAGGPNSATWNPTLFVRLPSGVVVGDYRAVVTHSVI